In the Chlorobium limicola DSM 245 genome, one interval contains:
- a CDS encoding SDR family oxidoreductase codes for MSVTYQRIAIVTGATSGIGEATARLFAASGYGVVGAGRNAEKLAELEDEIGRAFCGVAGDASDEEVIDRLFSDALERFGSDADIVVANAGRGLGGSVKDADLREFREVLDINVSGALLLLQKAARRMVVMQDGRFPENAADIVVVGSTVGRQISPFSAVYGATKFAVHSLAEGLRREIGPKGVRVSLVEPGIVVSGFQSVAGYTDDLVNTFHDRFGPLLFGEDVARAIHGIVSQPPHVHFSDVVVRPTRQDYP; via the coding sequence ATGAGTGTAACGTATCAACGCATAGCAATCGTGACCGGAGCCACCTCCGGTATCGGAGAGGCGACGGCGCGCCTGTTCGCGGCTTCCGGTTACGGAGTCGTGGGTGCCGGGCGCAATGCGGAAAAACTGGCCGAACTTGAAGACGAGATCGGCAGGGCATTCTGCGGGGTTGCCGGAGATGCCTCCGATGAGGAGGTGATCGACCGGTTGTTCTCTGACGCCCTTGAACGGTTCGGCAGCGATGCCGACATCGTAGTGGCCAACGCAGGCCGGGGACTTGGCGGGTCGGTGAAGGATGCCGATCTTCGGGAGTTCCGGGAGGTGCTCGACATTAACGTGAGCGGAGCGCTGCTGCTGCTGCAGAAAGCTGCCCGCAGGATGGTGGTTATGCAGGATGGGCGCTTTCCTGAAAACGCTGCGGATATCGTCGTTGTGGGTTCAACCGTCGGACGTCAGATTTCGCCCTTTAGCGCGGTGTATGGCGCTACGAAATTCGCTGTGCATTCGCTTGCCGAAGGGCTCCGGCGCGAAATCGGGCCAAAAGGCGTGCGTGTTTCGCTGGTGGAGCCGGGCATCGTGGTGAGCGGGTTTCAGTCGGTGGCGGGCTATACCGACGATCTGGTCAATACCTTTCACGACCGGTTCGGTCCGCTTCTTTTCGGAGAGGATGTGGCCCGGGCGATTCACGGGATCGTATCGCAGCCGCCGCATGTGCATTTCAGCGATGTAGTGGTGAGGCCGACACGCCAGGATTATCCCTAA
- a CDS encoding YceI family protein: MKRFVRICALGIALMMPELALASTWSIDQDHSGVGFSVRHLMVSNVKGSFSRFSGTVDLGDSDITASKVSAAIEASSINTNVQKRDDHLRSADFFDAARYPSITFVSKKWSRMADGKLKVTGNLTMHGTTKEVVLHVEPFSKEIRDAWGKTRRGTTATTRINRQDFGITWNKALDAGGVTIGDEVDIVLDIEMVRTGQ; encoded by the coding sequence ATGAAAAGGTTTGTCAGGATTTGCGCACTCGGTATCGCGCTGATGATGCCGGAACTTGCATTGGCTTCGACCTGGTCGATCGATCAGGATCATTCAGGCGTGGGGTTTTCGGTCAGGCACCTGATGGTTTCCAATGTGAAAGGCAGTTTTTCGCGTTTCAGCGGAACCGTGGATCTTGGCGATAGCGACATAACAGCATCAAAGGTTTCTGCGGCCATAGAGGCCTCGTCGATCAATACCAATGTGCAGAAGCGGGACGATCATCTGCGGAGTGCAGATTTTTTCGATGCGGCGAGATACCCGAGCATAACGTTTGTTTCGAAGAAATGGAGCCGGATGGCTGACGGCAAGCTGAAGGTTACCGGTAACCTGACGATGCATGGAACAACAAAAGAGGTTGTGCTGCATGTTGAGCCGTTTTCGAAGGAAATCCGTGACGCCTGGGGGAAAACAAGGCGCGGGACTACTGCCACGACCAGAATCAACCGGCAGGATTTCGGGATTACCTGGAACAAGGCGCTCGATGCCGGGGGCGTGACGATCGGTGATGAGGTCGATATCGTGCTCGATATCGAAATGGTCAGGACCGGCCAGTAG
- a CDS encoding four helix bundle suffix domain-containing protein — MTGSFISPHGGYHTLLSYQKAQIVYDATVYFCNRFYLKPDRTIDRMVQAARLGMQNIVEGSQAPGASKETEIRLTSVARASLEELLEDYRDFLRGQGLQEWPQGHPYTKRMRELNGQPGADYETFRKGIEHADPEVSANVVIWLVKVTTFLLDTQLQQLEQTYLKDGGLRERMYNARLAEHSKPKNGI, encoded by the coding sequence ATGACCGGCTCGTTCATTTCCCCGCATGGCGGCTATCATACCCTGTTGTCTTACCAGAAGGCGCAGATCGTCTACGATGCTACCGTGTATTTCTGCAACCGGTTTTACCTCAAGCCCGATCGAACCATCGACCGGATGGTGCAGGCTGCCCGTTTGGGGATGCAGAATATCGTCGAGGGCAGTCAGGCACCGGGTGCGTCGAAGGAGACGGAGATCAGACTGACCAGTGTCGCCCGGGCAAGTCTGGAGGAACTGCTCGAGGATTACCGCGATTTTCTGAGGGGGCAAGGGCTGCAGGAGTGGCCCCAGGGGCATCCGTACACAAAGCGGATGCGGGAGTTGAACGGCCAGCCGGGAGCTGATTACGAGACCTTCCGCAAGGGAATCGAGCATGCCGATCCTGAAGTTTCCGCAAATGTTGTGATTTGGCTCGTCAAGGTTACGACATTTCTGCTTGACACACAGCTGCAGCAGCTTGAACAGACTTATCTTAAGGACGGTGGTTTGCGGGAGAGAATGTACAATGCCCGGCTTGCCGAGCACTCAAAGCCAAAGAACGGTATTTAG